The genomic DNA CTCGGGAGCGCCGTCTTTTTGCAGCTTGCGCAGGGCCTCGTTCACATCCTTGCGGATGCCGCGCACGCGCACCTTGCCACTTTCGGCTTCGTTCTTGGCCTGCTTCACGAGGTCGCGGCGGCGCTCTTCCGTCATGGGCGGAATGTTGAGGCGCACGCCATCAGCATCGGCAATGGGATTCAGGCCCAGGTCGCTGTTTTTGATGGCCTTGGCTACCTCGCTCACCATGTTTTTTTCCCAGGGCTTGATGAGCAGCGAGCGCGGGTCGGGTGCCGAGATGTTGGCAATCTGCGCTACGGGGGTAGGCGTGCCGTAGTAGTCCACGCGCAAGCCATCAAGCATGGCCGGCGAGGCCTTGCCGGCCCGGATGCGGCCCATTTCTACGCCCACGTGGGCAATGGCCTTGCCCATCGATTCCTCCGCGTCGCTGAGGTAAAATTGAATTTCTTCGTCCACTTCTTGAAAAAAGTTAAGAGTTGAGAGGTAAAAGTTAAGAGTTGTGGCCAGGAGCTAAAGTTGGGCCAAGCGTTGCAAAATCCGGCGCGCAACCTTTTAACTCCTAACCCTTAACTGAATCAGGCTTGTTCCGGCTGATTGCCCACCAAAGGGCGCAAGCCACTGTGCTTGGCGTCGAGCAGGGGGGTAGGGCTGCCCGCGTGGGCGGCCTGGCTTGCGCCGCCCATCGTCACGAGGGTGCCGAGGCTTTCGCCGGCAATGAGCCGCTCCAGGTTGCCGGGCGTGTTCATATCGAACACGATGATGGGCAGGTTATTCTCCTTGCAGAGCGTGAAAGCCGTCATATCCATCACGTTCAGGTTTTTAGCCATTACCTCGTCAAACGTGATTTCGGCGTAGCGGGTAGCGGTCGGGTCCTTTTCCGGGTCGGCGGTATAAATGCCGTTCACGCGGGTGCCTTTCAGCACCACGTCGGCCTCAATCTCGATAGCCCGCAGCGAGGCAGCCGAGTCGGTAGTAAAATAGGGCGAGCCAATGCCGGCACCAAAAATCACGACGCGGCCCTTCTCCAAGTGGCGCACCGCCCGGCGGCGGATGTAGGGCTCGCACACCCGCTGAATGGTGAGGCCCGACAGCAGGCGGGTAGGCACGTCCATTTTTTCCAGGGCGCTCTGCAAGGCCATCGAGTTGATGACCGTGGCCAGCATGCCCATGTAGTCGCCCTG from Hymenobacter psoromatis includes the following:
- a CDS encoding ribosome recycling factor, coding for MDEEIQFYLSDAEESMGKAIAHVGVEMGRIRAGKASPAMLDGLRVDYYGTPTPVAQIANISAPDPRSLLIKPWEKNMVSEVAKAIKNSDLGLNPIADADGVRLNIPPMTEERRRDLVKQAKNEAESGKVRVRGIRKDVNEALRKLQKDGAPEDAVKDAEAKVQKYTDMHIAEVDKLFTKKESEIMTI